TGCAACCTTCAGGCTCTTGGCCAGCTGAGGTAGATGGATCCCCTGAGCTCTAGGCCAGTCaccctacagagtgagttgcaggtgagcctgggctaaAGTGAGTCccttcctaaaacaaaacaacagaatggggggctggagatgcagctcagtgatatTGTACTTGCCTATCATGCATGAGACTGTAGATCAGTCCCCAGAACAGGGGGAAGGGGGCCTCGCAGATACAAGCCCTTACTTCAGCAGGGACAGTAGTCATGAAACACCAATCTGTAGAACGGTCTCCCTTCTTTGGGATGCAGCCTTCATATCCCAGACGTCTGCCCCCTGCGTCACAGACCCGTGCACGCCCCCTCCTCTTGCACCCCAGCATCTTACTGAGAAGCTCTGGCCACGAGTGAAGGGCATATTCCCAGGCAGCTTCCGCTCCTCAGGCCCCCAGGAGTTGTTGATCTGGGTGTTTCGGACTACAGCCTTCTCATTAAAACGGGGATTCAGGTGAAAAGCGATGTCCATCCCAGAGCGGAGGTTGATGTGGAACCTGGAATGGGCAGTCCACATAGGGCCTGTCTGACCATTGAGCTCTGGACCCAGTTTCTACCCATCACCCCCAGGTGGCTCAGAGCCAGAGGCTGGCCAGAACCACACTGGGAGCCTCGGGTCTCCCAAGAGCCCTGGAGGCCTGTCTTACCTCTGAGCATCAGGCAGGACCGTGCCTGATATGATGATGGACTTGGATGGGTAAAGCCCATTTGGGATGGAGGTGAACAAAGGTATAGGCTGTTGGAAGGGTGAAAACGGATCATCAGCAGCTGGACAGCTGCCGTGGGGACTCGGCACAGGGGGCTGTGGACTCTGGAGTCACGCCTGCGAGTCCTGCATCTTCTGGAAGGGACCCAGGTTATTTACTTGGTTCATCAAATGTCAAAAGAAAACCTTCCAGTGTTTCCTAAAATCCATTTCAACTGTCATGAGAGGGATTTGGCACAAACGGCTTGTTGGGGTCttgtggttggaatgagaatggccacccCCAgatgctcatgtatttgaatagttggcccccagttggtggcactgggGGTAAGCTTTGAGGTATCAAATGACTGTGCAATTCCCagactctatctatctatctctctatctctctatctctctatctctctcctctctccctccctccctctcccccacctcttcccctCCTACAAATGTAagcttccagctccagctccagcaccatatctacctgcctgctgccatgctccctgccgtgatggtcaTGGTCTCTGAAGCCCCAAACGACACTCTTTctcctgtaagttgccttggttatgatgtTTATCACGTCAATAGAGAAGCGACAAAGGCGGGCATACACTTTGCTCATGTTGAAGGcaccattttaaagttaaaagctCTATTCCACTGTCTGCTAATTTACATGGCTATTTTTAACTGTTTGCCTGGATGCGGGATCATGCAAGTCAGAGGATTGTCCGCCACTAAAGCTGCCCTTCACCTCTCAGCCTGCCTAACACCGGCTAACGCTCGGGCCCTCTGCAGGAAACCACTTACATAGGACATGTTGGGGTACACCACGGGCTGGACTCCAGGAGTCTGCAAAAGAGATCAGGGTTCCATACAGAAACGCAAGGTAAATAGTGGCCCACACTTCATGGGGACCCCAATATCCAGCCCCTGAGACCTCCCATTCCCCTTCTCTGTCACACCAGCGTTTCTGAAACTTCCCGCTGTTTTCCTGGACCCATTATGGTCCCCTACCCTTCAGGCACGCCCCTTGCAGCCCCACCAACTTGGGGTCCCCCACCCGCACTGCGCTGGGGAAAGAGAATTAGACCGGCCTGGTCAGTAGTGCTTTGGCATGGACTTGACCTTAGTAAGCCAGCTAGAGGCTGGGGCCACCACACTCCAGCCTGGGCAGCCGGAGGGCCAGTGTGTCTGCCCGTCCTACTCCTCTGAAGACTGTTCCTGAATCTCTGCTGTCCCGAGGAGAGTCTGAGCGCCGCCATCTTCCTAGCCAGCACGGGACCCATCCCCAGCTTTCCCCATCTTCTTTCCTAAGCACTTTGGTTCCAACTGTGTGACTCTAGGGAATTCTGGTTTTGATTAAAAGAAAGTGGTGGGACTGTGAGATAACCAAAAATGTTTAGACTTACACGAAACATCTGTCCAGGGGCACTGTGAACGGTGTGGATGATGGTTTGAGTCTGGGGGAAAAGAAACGGGTCTTAACCAGCTCTCACCACTGTGAAGACTACTACCTGCCACCAGAGGGCGCTACATGATCCTTAAGCCTGAACCTTGAACTGTAACTAGGGGCATCATTCACCACAGCCCCTCCCCAGACATTAGGAGTGGGGAGAGGCGATTCTCAACTGGAGAAGGTGGATTGCGAGAGTTCCACCCCACCAGCCTTGTTCtgcaggagggaagggggaatgtGTGGCTCCCTCTgggccaaacaaaccctttcagaTGTTCTGACTCACTTCtgctccccggtgctgggattacggcTGCCCACCGCGTTGTATGTGGCGTGCTGAGATTCAGACTGGGCCTTTGCAAGCAATGGACAAGCACCCCACCGACGGAATTCATCCCCCAGCCCCATTCTCTATTGGGTCAGAGCCAGCCAAGCACACCTGCGACCCCTTCCCACCAACATCGCTGAGGCCTGGTGGGTGGGGAGTGTGGGTAGCCTTGTCGGCCCTCATAGGGGAGGCTCAGCCTGCTCCTCCTTTTAACGCACAACAGGAGCCATATTGAAGAGGTTCCAAAACATAAAAAGATCAAGGGACTTACCATGGGTGGCTGGTGGACAGGCCGAATGCCCGGAGGCTGAGAAGGATCAAGGGAGATAAAAGGAGAGATGTTATCTCTGGGGTCACATGGGGTGAGAGGTGACTTCAAACTCCAGGTGTGCTTCTTATGGTCGGCTGTACCTTCCTAGACACGTCACCTCCTTCCTGGGCCTGCTGCACCCAAGGTCTCACCCTCGTGTGCACAGGGGGGTCAGGATTAAGGGAGGGAGGCTGTCTCCTGGCTTCCTGAGGGATCAGTCTGCCGACCATGTTGCTTCCCTGGGCCCCCAGAGGCAagagccccaccccccagctccccaTTTCATCTGCTAGGTGAAAGTGAGCATTTAGTGCTCGCTCAGCACACAGCCTCGGTGCTTTCCACGGAGGGCGGCATCCCTGACCCCCATCTCTCCGGTGAGGCCCGAGGCTCTTAGAGGTTAAGCAACTTGTCCAGGCTAGCCCAGGTAGCAAGTGGGTGAAAAGATTCCTAATAGACCCAAGCTGGGTCATATTGTATCCACCACATCCCATATCCTCCCCAGGTAGAAGGGAGGTCCCTGCCCGGACCACCATGACCCACAGAGAGGCTAGTACCTAGGAGACCCTCTTTGCCCTAACCCCAATTGCCTGAGTGACCACAGAGAGAGCTGCGgcctttcctccctgcccccaccccacccccccaccccccacccacacccacccccacccctccagcaGATCCTTCCCTCCTTTGCCCCCTATTTTCCCTGGctgtgcaaaacaaacaaacaaacaaacaaacaaaacaacagtaacaacaaaaagcccCGTGGCATGCCAGTACTGTGTGAGGGGCTAGCAACACACTAACGAACCAACAAGCCATGCCGCCAGTCTTCCAGGGGCTCCGGGGCATGAGGAAGGTGGGCGGCATGacgaagacagacagacagacaaaggatgTTGTGACCGACCAGCACAAACAAGCAGGAAGTCCACCGTGACACGGGGTGGGTCAGAGAAGACTCTTGAGCGCCatttaaacaaagaactacagggtGATTGTTAGTTTGCCAGGGGCAAGGTGGACAGAAGGGGCAGCCTGGGCAAGAGAGAGGTGGCCAGATGAGCTGTTGGTGGTGGCATGGCTGAGCAGAGGTCGTGAGCTGGGCCAGACTAGGGAGTGTTCTCTTCTGTCTTGTGAGGGAATTGGCGCTTGTGTTTATTTGTTATGCAAGGTTCTGTTCTGTGGTTTTGTTCtatttgcttgagacagggtctcacgtagtccaggctgagagtgatcttgaacttctgatccttccgGACTCTGCCCTCAAAGTATTAGGATTATAGGTATCCACCAGGCTTTGGGCTCCGTTTAGAAAGACTTTGGAACCCAACCCTAAAGATTTACAATGGGAGAGGGTGAGATGGAATGTGCTGGGTGAGGTCACCGTGCAGCGGTGGTGCCAGTGGGTGAAAGGTACCAAGCCAGAGGTCATGTGTGTGAGGAGTTACCACAGGTTGGACCTAGGTAGCGGCTttggggagagagaagatggaacATGGAAGGACAAAGGGGGTAGTGACAACTCTGGGAGCTGGTGAATGCAGAGGACCCTGTGTTGATGTGACGGGGCCCGAGGGCCCTGGAAAGCTTGTTGGTGGGACCCGCCTCTGGGCTCCAGCTTTTTGCTACTGATGGACCTCCTGGCCGCACGCTTAACTCACTTTTGGTTTGCGCCCCCTGGAGTTCTTTGGGAACTGGACGGGCTGAGAGAATTGCACTGTGGAGAAGACAGGCTGGACAGGGGCTGCAGAGGAgttctgttaaaaacaaaagcacgTCTGGGTGACAGGAAGCAGGGCGCCCGGCTGGAGCAAGGGCAGGCAAAGGGCAAGGGCTGGCTCCTGGCGCAGAGGAATGAGGCCAAGAAAGGGGTTCGATTGGAAAACAGGAAATGGGAGCATAAGGCCAGAGGGAAAGGGGTCCAGCATACCCCAGCTTTCCAGTTAATCACAGAGTATctctacattatttatttatttattatatttggtattttggtgacagggtctcatgtagctcaggctagccctaAATTCACTATGTAGGAAAAGATGAGATGATCTCGAACTCCTAACCCCTCTGCTGTTGGAATTATAGGCCTGAGACACTATGCCCAGCTAGACGTTCAGATCTTGGCaacatattaaaaattttaaaacaagttgGGTAATGGTGgcggctttaatctcagcactcaggaggcagagacaggtggatctctgtgactgtgaggccaacctggtctacatagcaagctccagaaaagaaagactacatagaaagacactgtctctatctgtctgtctgtctgtctctctctctctttttagaaaaaaaaaaaacacagctgaATGAGGTcctacatgcctgtaatcccaagcTCTGAAGAGCCTGAGACAGAGGGATCACAAGGTAGAGCCAATCTGGGTTACatagaactcaaggccagcccaaGCTGCATAGTAAGAATCTgtgtttaagagaaaaaaaatggattttcagAACTGGACCTGGTGTTagacacctgtaatcacagcactgtggagtctgaggcagaagggttgacacaagttcaaggccagtcacaGCTGTATACACTGccttcaaataaatgaatgacttaatgacttaatgaatgaatgaatgaatgaatgaatgaataaataaataaataaataaataattggttTTCAGAGCTGAGCCCAGTAAcatctgtctgtaatcccagcactcaagaggctgaagcagaagggtcataagccagaggccagcctgggctacaaagtgagatcatGACACAGACAACAAAAATCTCACACACGAAAcgtttttttggtgtttgttttggctttggttttctttttcctttttcttttcttttttgtttgtttttattttctttgttattattattattgttatcattattaggccttgtttgtttttaacacagaGGTCAAACAGACCCAGGCTGGGCTCCGGGAGCCgtgctctgccctctgatttggATTCCATTTGGTTCCCCGAGCACAAGCCCTTCTAGAACTCCCTCTAGAACATTTAGCAATAGATGGTTGCAAGGAAGGAGTAGCTTTGGCATCTCGGAGACCAAGGCAGATCGTTCATTATCAAGAAAGCAATAccaagagggacagagggacagacaacaggcagacagacaccaAACCAGGGAACCAGTGCGGCCCCAAAGCTATCGGGGGAAGATACTTGCTGGTTCCCTGTTGAGTGAGCACAAGCCCAGTTGGTCACTGTCCTTCAACCCCGGGACAGGTGCCAGGCGCTCCTGACCTGGAAGGTGATGAAGGAGAGCTGCAGGGCACCGGAGACAGCAATGGTGTCGGCGAGCTGGTAGGGTACGCGGTGTGGGTACTGCACAAAGAAGTTCTTGTTCACCATCACCTGCCGGAAGAGAGATGCTGTGGAGAAGTGCCGGCCCGGGCCGCGCCTGAGCTTCACATTCAGAAATAAAGACCTGAGCCCACTCGGAGGCAGGGGCCTCATCTTCAGTGGGGCACCAAGGACAGAAAGGGAGTCACTGCTCTCAGATCATTGTCCACCGGGCTCCTGTTTCTGGCTGGCCTTCAGTTCTAACCATCATTCCCCTATTACTCCAGGCTTATCGTTCCTTTTTAGGATATTTTTAGAGctcttttatttcatgtgtttagctgttttgcctgcatgtatgtatgtgcaccacatgcatgcctgtggtgccagaagagggtgctgagtCCCCTAGACctggattacagatggttgtgagctgccatgtgggtgtagGGAACTGAACTCCGgatctctgcaagagtagcaagtgctcttaacctctgagccgtctctccagtccccaggttTATCTTTTCAtgtcagttaatttttttttaattgatgttattgaaacatggtctcatgtagctcaggctggcttcaaacgtactatgtagctaaggatgaccttgaaagctacaaatgaccttgaactcctgatcttcctgctcccatcacccaaatgctgggattacaggtgggtacCACCGTGCCCAGTTTATCCGGAGCtttgttcatgctaggcaagcacccaaCCCAGTGAACTGTATCCCAGCCCTCGCCCGGGACAGTATCTAGGTGTGCGGAGGATGCATGTGAGCAGCGCAGGAAAGGCAACCTTAGGTCGTGCTTGGAGTGCACAAGA
This Peromyscus leucopus breed LL Stock chromosome 8b, UCI_PerLeu_2.1, whole genome shotgun sequence DNA region includes the following protein-coding sequences:
- the Lgals9 gene encoding galectin-9 isoform X1, with the protein product MAFFGTQPPCGIQPPYVNPAVPFSGTIQGGLQEGLQITIHGIVQPFADKFVVNFQSGFSGNDIVFHFNPRFENGGYVVCNTKQKGHWGPEERKMQMPFQKGVPFELCFLVQRSDFQVMVNKNFFVQYPHRVPYQLADTIAVSGALQLSFITFQNSSAAPVQPVFSTVQFSQPVQFPKNSRGRKPKPPGIRPVHQPPMTQTIIHTVHSAPGQMFRTPGVQPVVYPNMSYPIPLFTSIPNGLYPSKSIIISGTVLPDAQRFHINLRSGMDIAFHLNPRFNEKAVVRNTQINNSWGPEERKLPGNMPFTRGQSFSVWILCEVQAFKVAVNGQHLCEYYHRLKNLPDINSLEVAGDVLLTHVQT
- the Lgals9 gene encoding galectin-9 isoform X2 → MAFFGTQPPCGIQPPYVNPAVPFSGTIQGGLQEGLQITIHGIVQPFADKFVVNFQSGFSGNDIVFHFNPRFENGGYVVCNTKQKGHWGPEERKMQMPFQKGVPFELCFLVQRSDFQVMVNKNFFVQYPHRVPYQLADTIAVSGALQLSFITFQPPGIRPVHQPPMTQTIIHTVHSAPGQMFRTPGVQPVVYPNMSYPIPLFTSIPNGLYPSKSIIISGTVLPDAQRFHINLRSGMDIAFHLNPRFNEKAVVRNTQINNSWGPEERKLPGNMPFTRGQSFSVWILCEVQAFKVAVNGQHLCEYYHRLKNLPDINSLEVAGDVLLTHVQT